The segment GGGATTCGCTCAGAGGCGCAGGAGAAGCGGCTACAGAGGTCAGAGGCAAAGGCTGAAGAGAGGAAAGTcaaagaagaggagggggatgAAGTGCAACAAGAGGAGGGGGCGGAGGAAGtgaccaccaccaccaccaccaccaccaccacgtCGACCAGCAGCAGTCCGGAGAAGTCTGCGGACAAACCCAACCAGTCGTACATCGCGCTTATCTCCAAAGCAATCCTGGCGTCAGAGCAGAagaaactgctgctgtgtgacatCTACCAGTGGATCATGGACCACTACCCTTACTTCAAGAGTAAGGTACGTTCACGTCAATGTTCTTGTGTTATTCTGTTTACCCGGCGAGCAGAGATCAACAAAGATGGCACTGTAAGGACACAATAGTTCTTGATGAATTCAGAAAGTCTGGTGATAATGTGAAGCTACGATCCAGGGGatctgtgtctgtgggactgtTTTGAAATTAATCCTGTAAGGCGTACATGACACAGATCACGAGAGCGTGTATTTTCTTCAGTCGCTGAAAATTAATGCGGCAGCCATTTTCACAAGTGAACCGACCTACTTGGCACACGTAATCTGTCTGAGTGGTTAGGCAATTAGGTGCTCGCGGGGACACTAGATGATCTTGTTGTTGGCGAATTCGCAAATAAAGTAATCCTGTTGCTAGGTTGCAAACCGCCTCTGCCTTTACCAGGTGCAACAACAGATTGGACGTAGCCTAGTGGATTAAACTTGATCACTGGTTTGACGTGCTAAAAAGGTAACTCAGGGTGTCGTGTCTTACTGCGATCATATACGGTCTTGACACGCTATGGTGCATCCTGCCAACAACAGGACAAGGTGACATCCTGAGGAGGATCAGTGATACTTAGCTGCCACCTATGTTAATTTCCCAATTGGGGACAACCATTGTTTAACTCTTACTTAGCGTTGAGCGTTTGTTTCTGGCTTAAccgttttgtttttctctctccaacAGGATAAAAACTGGAGGAACAGCGTGCGTCACAACTTGTCCCTGAATGACTGCTTCATCAAAGCAGGCCGCAGTGACAATGGTAAAGGCCACTTCTGGGCAATTCACCCGACAAACTTCCAGGACTTTTCTAACGGGGACTACCACTGCCGGAGGGCGCGGCGGAGGGTACGCAGGGTGGCAGGACAGCTCCCTCTTTCCTCCCTGAGCTCGCCCTACCACCCAGCCTTCGTCCGGTCACACAGAACGACCTACTGGTGCTGCCCCCAAGCCCAAACGCTCCCTTTGTCCTGCCTGGCACCAAGACTCTACTGGCCATGGGCCAGTGTGCAGCCACAAGTGGGGTTCCACCCGAGCCTGCGCGCCTCTGTACCCTGAGAGTGTTGTACTTTTGACGTACAAACAATCTGGCCCTGAATTACTGCTGGGTAAAGGAGAGATTTTAGTCTTATTTGCTAATGAATTTGTCATTAGGTGATGTTGACGTCGAAGTGGACAATGTTACGTTAAACTCTGCAAACCAAAGCGATTTTAGGGTGTTCGATGATGACATGTATGAATCTGTTATTTGTATTCTCAGTGTTTTTAGAATAACAAAAACTCACAATGTTTTGTTATAATCTCATTAAATCATATTGAATTCAACACCTTGTGATGTTTTTACTCCTCAGTTGTGATTTgcgtgtgttaatgtgtgttgatgtgtgtgtgtgcgattgCCCGAGCGAGCAGATAGTTCTAAAAGTGAGCCCAATGCTGCAACACCACCCGGTGTTAGATGCTAATTAGTCAAAGCTGTCGGGATGCAAAATCTTCTGCCTTAAGAGACTAAAATTGGGCTTGCCAAAGCCGACTCCCAAGGATACGAGGCCAGATAATCTGAGCAATCCCAAATAGTTTCAAGAAATAGGAAGCTTATCACACAGTGTAATCCATAACCAACCGCTGCTGCAGAAAGAGGGGGGACCACGGGAGGTCAGGGATGAGGGGAGCAGAGGAAAGGGAaggaggcagggagagaggggagacggCTTTTTAGGGACTCTGTAGGAAGATCCAGTTGGGGCAGGAGCatacagtgactgaaataatcaAAGTCACTGTAGGAATGAGTGCAATACATGACAAAAGCCATATTATCATAAAGGAGGCCCTAAAAATTACATCTGTCTCTAAACCAGGAGCCGTTTAGTTCTATAAAATGACTCCAAAATGCTGCCATAATAAGGATGAAGTCAATTCTTACCTGTCCGGCTCTCACATCAATAGTGAAATTCCTCTCTGACTTGCAAAGGTTGGCATTTACATCCACAGTGCTCCAGCCTAAGAGGATTAGGTCATACATTGACTTTTCTGAAGTTTGTTTGTCTCGGCTCATGTGGGCTTCTTATTTGCAAATTATTGAATATTTGAATGAGGCAATATTTGACATGAAATTAGATTCCTAACCAACAAACAATATGTCAGAAGGATAAAGcttaagagagacagagatggagacgGAGAGCGATGGAGAGGAGTAGAGGGAGGGTGCGCTACTCGCTCCCAACAGTTATTTTCTGGCGATGCTCATTAGAACAATGACAAATCCATCTAATTAATTTTTTGTTCACCAAATCTTCCTATTCAATGTCGGCAGCTAATTGGAGACCTAATTTGCTTAATTCCCATGAATTGCTCTCTGCATCAAATCCTCTTCAATTCACCAGCTTTAAGGCTTTAATTTGGTTGCATATGTttgctgtacacacacacacacacacacgcacacacacacacacacacacacacacacacacacacacacacaaacccatgTGCAAGTTACcatgattcacacacacacaacttctaaAACACTGgcagaaaaacacatgcaaTCATCCAAATAACTAAATTAGTTTAATTAATTAGTACTtagtttttgtgcttttttgtgaaaagtttaaataatattttagccACTAAAATAAATTTATCATAAAGAGCTGTTTTGTAATGTTTCCCACTTAAAATACTCCAAATAACAGCACTTACAttcaacaaactcacacaaaaaTCTTAATTACCTACCTTTCTAACAGAATGAGATTGAGGtcatgagctgtgtgtgtgtgtgtgtgtgtgtgtgtgtgttcatatgtgCATGTCATTTTGTTAATCTAATGGGATGGGCCGACGGAGGGGTGCAGGGGGGCCGTAGATTAAGGCCCAAAGATTTGTTCCTGATTAGCAGAGAGTGAGGTAAGAAGATCAGTCCTGCTGAGACGGAGATGAAACATTATGGCCGTGTTTTAATGCAGCACATTTACAGCGTGCATTCCAAAGCTGATTCCCCGTTAGCTTACATGTATCTCATTGATTTGACTATAGACTCAATGTACAACGGTTTCACACAACAGAGGATGAAGCCTGAAACCTGCACGTAGATCAAAGAGATACACagggaaagaggaagaggtTTGTTTTCAGCTTGTAGCTCATATTGTGTGAGATATATTCCATCTGCAGCACTGTAGGATGATTTAACCCAGCACCTTTATGGAAAATAAAATTTACTGACTAACATGAGTCTATAGTTTCTCTGCTTTTGTCTTCATGACTCTTAACAATGGCTGGCTACACTTGAATAAATTGCAGTTATACAAATAACTTTACATAAAGTGCTTTTAATTTAAAGCCTTAACTCCATTTTCGTGTGTACAAAGCTATTCTCTGCCTACTTCCAGCACACTTATGTCTGTATATCTAGCAAAAAATTAAAACTGGCTATGCTCTCCATTCACAGAACATGATTTTAATGTCTGTACCGAGGATATATACAGTTTGGTCAGTGAATGTTTATGTATGCAACTCCTTATATGTAAaatcttctgcagaaggacTTCAAGTTGCACTCATTGGTTTCTCTCGGCCGTTTCAAAGTGCTGCtgcaggatttttgtacacaatctATATGCCAATGTCACCGTGTcttagctggtctttgtaatcatgtgtagttgccCTATTTTTGCGTTTTTATAGTTAACTTCTTGTATACATTATCATACTTTCTGGCTTTtctgtaacttatgttgctgcctgttttggccaagacactcttgaaaaagacatttttaatctcaggaggtttttctggttaaataaataaataaaatgaaacttgtCTATTCAAAACTTGTC is part of the Epinephelus moara isolate mb chromosome 10, YSFRI_EMoa_1.0, whole genome shotgun sequence genome and harbors:
- the foxq2 gene encoding forkhead box Q2 produces the protein MEDRSSRTGGGRERLGLSFTIDYLLFNKGVKGSKEEATGSRTAEQTASNMLNHQNPKPEEVGIRSEAQEKRLQRSEAKAEERKVKEEEGDEVQQEEGAEEVTTTTTTTTTTSTSSSPEKSADKPNQSYIALISKAILASEQKKLLLCDIYQWIMDHYPYFKSKDKNWRNSVRHNLSLNDCFIKAGRSDNGKGHFWAIHPTNFQDFSNGDYHCRRARRRVRRVAGQLPLSSLSSPYHPAFVRSHRTTYWCCPQAQTLPLSCLAPRLYWPWASVQPQVGFHPSLRASVP